The following proteins are encoded in a genomic region of Leptospira fainei serovar Hurstbridge str. BUT 6:
- a CDS encoding CPBP family intramembrane glutamic endopeptidase produces the protein MEEKSKQSSNRGSFGEIIKILLLQVLVLLIANLLYQQVAKVQIELSLSARPAISEKNATKWKEPQNINSPENKKIAWNEPASAEKALRDYTDFVVTKRPWLLVIDRIAWAVCFLFPAFMILRRLGKADCTDFSESFDGGAFGIGISVGFATFCFVNVAGGLIFFFIGKPQSNPLEVALTQNLQGNWFLLFWASLGVSLGAGLVEETFFRGFLLKQFVGKGHEIFGLIFTSLIFGLIHYNPRGSWVGPILLIFVGFYFGLSYLKTGNIWVPITAHVAYNSSMLIAAFFLGDRVVG, from the coding sequence ATGGAAGAAAAAAGTAAGCAATCGAGTAACCGAGGATCTTTTGGCGAGATCATTAAGATACTCCTGCTTCAAGTCCTGGTTTTACTGATTGCCAACTTATTATATCAGCAAGTTGCTAAGGTTCAAATTGAACTCTCATTATCGGCTCGGCCTGCGATTTCAGAAAAGAATGCAACCAAGTGGAAGGAACCCCAGAACATAAACTCTCCCGAGAATAAAAAGATCGCCTGGAATGAACCGGCCTCGGCGGAAAAAGCCCTTAGAGATTACACCGACTTCGTGGTTACGAAACGCCCTTGGTTGCTTGTCATCGATCGAATTGCATGGGCGGTATGCTTTTTATTTCCTGCGTTTATGATTCTTCGACGACTGGGCAAAGCTGATTGCACTGATTTTAGCGAATCGTTCGATGGTGGCGCCTTCGGGATCGGAATTTCCGTCGGTTTTGCGACATTTTGTTTCGTGAACGTTGCCGGGGGTTTAATTTTCTTTTTTATAGGAAAACCGCAATCAAATCCGCTGGAAGTCGCTTTGACTCAGAATTTGCAGGGAAATTGGTTCTTACTATTCTGGGCTTCCCTCGGGGTCAGTTTGGGTGCGGGCTTGGTGGAAGAGACATTTTTTAGAGGGTTCCTATTAAAGCAATTCGTAGGAAAAGGACACGAAATATTCGGCTTAATATTTACTTCGTTAATATTCGGTCTGATTCATTATAATCCGCGTGGATCTTGGGTGGGGCCTATTTTGCTTATCTTCGTAGGATTTTACTTCGGGCTATCTTACTTAAAAACGGGAAATATTTGGGTTCCCATAACCGCGCATGTCGCTTACAACAGTTCAATGCTAATTGCGGCGTTTTTCCTCGGAGACCGGGTTGTCGGATGA
- a CDS encoding SMP-30/gluconolactonase/LRE family protein, with protein MLFVSILVGWNKTDPEFYSVDSPIPQGEDNALFFSEAVHEGKISEPFAIALDSKGRIYTGSSDGNIYRIKTDGKVEIFARTSGRPLGLAFDGKGNLVTCLSGVGLAFYDAQGKENILARQDEQGNPLENLYGLDIASDGTVYFTEVSRKFSYDASYLEELESRPNGRILAYTPKNQSIAVVLDEVYAPTGIALSSREEFLVYAEKYRHRVSRFWLRGNKAGKEHFFITHLPGSPALIHSDKKDTFWIALSAPRHKLIDKIQQEPILKKYVAALPVFFKPKEGTLTYILGMNETGDVTFALTDSSSSRVGSTTAAIEFGRGLLLAGNASDKIWKWKFETLESFF; from the coding sequence TTGCTGTTCGTATCTATTCTTGTCGGTTGGAATAAAACCGATCCCGAATTTTATTCCGTAGATTCTCCGATTCCGCAAGGGGAGGATAACGCTCTCTTTTTTTCCGAAGCCGTCCACGAAGGAAAGATTTCGGAACCGTTTGCAATCGCTCTGGATTCGAAAGGTCGGATATACACCGGATCTTCCGACGGAAACATCTATAGAATTAAGACTGACGGAAAAGTGGAGATATTCGCGAGAACTTCCGGGCGACCCCTGGGTTTAGCGTTCGACGGGAAAGGAAACTTAGTGACCTGTCTCTCCGGAGTAGGGCTCGCTTTTTACGACGCGCAGGGAAAGGAAAATATCCTTGCGCGGCAGGACGAACAGGGAAATCCATTAGAAAATCTTTATGGATTGGATATCGCATCCGACGGGACGGTTTATTTTACCGAAGTTAGTAGGAAGTTTTCGTACGATGCTTCGTACTTGGAAGAACTAGAATCGAGACCTAACGGAAGGATTCTGGCTTATACACCCAAAAACCAATCTATTGCAGTCGTTTTAGATGAAGTATACGCACCTACCGGAATCGCTCTCTCCTCAAGAGAGGAATTTTTGGTGTATGCGGAAAAGTATAGACATCGGGTGTCGAGATTCTGGTTACGTGGGAACAAAGCCGGAAAAGAACATTTTTTTATTACGCACCTTCCCGGTAGCCCTGCCCTAATTCATTCGGATAAAAAAGATACGTTCTGGATCGCTCTTTCCGCGCCGCGGCATAAATTAATCGATAAAATTCAACAGGAACCTATTTTAAAAAAATATGTTGCAGCGCTCCCCGTTTTTTTCAAACCAAAGGAAGGAACTTTAACCTATATTCTAGGAATGAACGAAACGGGCGATGTAACATTCGCACTTACCGATTCATCTTCAAGTCGAGTCGGATCAACCACGGCCGCAATCGAATTCGGTAGAGGACTTTTACTTGCCGGAAACGCTTCCGATAAAATATGGAAATGGAAATTCGAGACTTTAGAATCTTTTTTTTAA
- the cobA gene encoding uroporphyrinogen-III C-methyltransferase, whose protein sequence is MDKKGKVYLVGAGPGNPDLLTVRALRILRNAEVILYDALLDPSFLELFPIDAITHYVGKRAGQHSATQVEIQDLLIRYSLSGKNVVRLKGGDPFLFGRGGEELEAIRAKRIPYEIVPGVSSLTGGSSGAGFPLTHRGLSRQVLIMDGHTVLNEETDWDWFAKFKGTIALFMGTSSIQKIAGKLIEHGADSELPVALVENASLPDQRTTVRTLGIAAKDGIPKAGTGPGIIYIGAVVGLLPSGIDFERAEIRFPYDAPG, encoded by the coding sequence ATGGATAAAAAAGGAAAAGTATATTTAGTCGGTGCGGGCCCCGGAAACCCCGACCTTTTAACCGTTCGCGCCCTGCGGATTTTGCGGAACGCGGAAGTCATTTTATACGACGCCTTGCTGGACCCTTCCTTTTTGGAGCTATTTCCTATAGATGCTATTACGCATTACGTTGGTAAACGCGCCGGACAGCATTCCGCTACTCAAGTTGAAATTCAAGATTTACTCATTCGATATTCGCTTTCGGGTAAAAACGTAGTTCGCTTAAAGGGCGGAGATCCTTTTCTATTCGGAAGAGGCGGCGAAGAATTAGAGGCAATTCGAGCAAAGCGAATTCCATACGAAATCGTTCCGGGCGTGAGCTCATTGACAGGAGGATCTTCCGGTGCGGGATTTCCGTTAACCCATAGAGGTCTTTCGAGGCAAGTTTTGATCATGGACGGCCATACGGTTCTGAATGAAGAAACGGACTGGGACTGGTTCGCAAAATTCAAAGGAACGATCGCATTATTTATGGGGACGTCTTCCATCCAGAAAATTGCCGGCAAACTGATCGAGCACGGAGCCGATTCCGAATTGCCGGTCGCATTAGTGGAAAATGCCAGCCTGCCGGATCAAAGAACTACGGTAAGAACATTAGGCATTGCTGCTAAAGACGGAATTCCCAAAGCTGGAACTGGTCCGGGAATCATTTATATCGGAGCAGTAGTAGGATTACTTCCTAGCGGAATCGATTTTGAGAGGGCGGAGATCCGATTTCCGTATGACGCGCCGGGATGA
- a CDS encoding OmpP1/FadL family transporter, translating into MRNIHLKRKIPYLSGASLTLIYCLFGGGSSEIQAGSYGDIFGAHPTATGMAGAVTATVNNSSAVFYNVAGLGRLNEADLFVGKLEQADKEKEAAAAAANTEPGKDGKPPTDGPLLSMEPSKDDPSLTGPWYKRGWYNLKDGLFAYRPLARPPRNLHEVTFLGTYANPTIRTNAPVTDAIKNPDDSFVGLGFTMNLNEIFDIGRTIRFGLNAILPANGKLMVVNDQNPTVPTYLQSGVTNQRPTIMGGVGVELWKDRLFAGVGFTALAGGSGAILLKDVPISPDPVQANSQVVLSLKPLINPTYGLQFTYGKFSLGASYKRETYLSTDPIPARAQTTLLGIQLDFDLALLSDYNPRVWSYGVGFRPFKKVQLNLDVNRELWSLLHNSRIKARYSDPLNFHDTTDVRFGTEITITPTMKARAGIGRRPTPVPHYAGSNNWMDNDRMIYSLGFSYVLSGRNFGFLKDRLKNPVIFDIGLMYQRLRWVEVDKYQPTTINPNYSYGGGIFSVSASVSLFF; encoded by the coding sequence ATGCGAAACATTCATTTGAAAAGAAAGATTCCCTATCTTTCGGGGGCATCTCTTACGCTAATCTATTGTCTATTCGGAGGTGGGAGCTCAGAAATACAGGCAGGAAGTTATGGCGATATATTCGGCGCGCATCCGACTGCGACTGGTATGGCAGGGGCAGTTACGGCGACCGTAAATAACTCGTCGGCCGTCTTTTACAACGTAGCCGGTTTAGGCCGCTTAAACGAAGCGGATCTTTTTGTCGGGAAATTGGAGCAAGCTGATAAGGAAAAGGAAGCCGCTGCCGCAGCTGCCAATACTGAACCAGGTAAAGATGGAAAGCCCCCCACTGACGGTCCTCTACTTTCTATGGAACCGTCCAAAGATGATCCGTCCCTTACCGGTCCTTGGTATAAACGTGGTTGGTACAATTTAAAAGACGGGCTATTCGCGTATCGTCCGCTTGCTAGGCCACCGAGAAATCTGCATGAAGTCACGTTCTTGGGAACCTATGCAAATCCGACAATCAGGACAAACGCACCCGTAACCGATGCGATTAAGAATCCCGATGACAGCTTTGTAGGATTGGGTTTCACTATGAACCTCAACGAGATTTTCGATATCGGTCGTACGATTCGTTTCGGTTTGAATGCGATTCTTCCAGCAAATGGAAAGCTTATGGTAGTGAACGACCAAAATCCGACCGTACCGACTTACTTGCAGTCCGGAGTCACCAATCAACGACCTACTATTATGGGAGGGGTCGGTGTGGAGCTTTGGAAAGATCGTCTCTTTGCAGGGGTTGGATTTACTGCGTTAGCCGGCGGTTCGGGTGCGATTCTATTAAAGGATGTTCCGATTTCACCTGACCCGGTCCAGGCAAATTCGCAAGTGGTTTTATCATTAAAACCTTTGATCAATCCTACCTATGGTCTTCAATTTACGTACGGAAAGTTCAGCCTTGGAGCTTCTTACAAAAGAGAAACCTATCTTTCGACGGATCCGATTCCCGCCAGAGCTCAAACTACGCTTTTAGGAATTCAGCTGGATTTTGATCTGGCCCTTCTTTCGGATTACAATCCTCGAGTATGGTCTTATGGAGTGGGGTTCCGACCGTTTAAGAAAGTTCAATTGAATTTGGATGTTAATCGGGAACTCTGGAGTCTCCTTCATAACTCCAGGATTAAGGCAAGATATTCCGATCCCTTAAATTTTCATGATACGACTGACGTGCGTTTTGGAACGGAAATTACTATTACTCCGACTATGAAAGCAAGAGCCGGAATCGGTCGTCGTCCTACGCCGGTCCCTCATTATGCGGGATCAAATAACTGGATGGATAACGATAGAATGATTTACTCTCTCGGGTTTTCATATGTACTCAGCGGACGTAATTTCGGGTTTTTGAAAGATAGATTAAAGAATCCGGTTATATTCGACATAGGTTTAATGTACCAAAGATTGAGATGGGTAGAAGTGGACAAGTATCAACCTACGACCATAAATCCAAACTACAGTTATGGCGGGGGAATTTTCTCGGTTTCCGCTTCTGTGAGTCTCTTCTTTTGA
- a CDS encoding LysM peptidoglycan-binding domain-containing M23 family metallopeptidase produces MTPAGNPVRFVLFLVLLLVYISGIKEVSAVFERLPLNSLDYSDKHLLQIRDEVKYNLRVSVSNLDQKNLAPLRFLVYKVREKDNFFKIMARTGMDLDTLSSVNQLSSPQDIYPGMELLIPNMRGFYESDENSSSESARKKIASRHRIPLKFLYYDDRRNAWFVPGRGLPKDEKSFFYGMAFSNPLADEGRVSSRFGKRKDPFTKKDTFHGGIDLAAEKGTPVYASADGTVSFADSKGGYGNLVVLKHLLGYETRYGHLDKILIPEGSKVRKGQLIGEVGKTGRATGFHLHFEVLRNSQKQRPVFRGHV; encoded by the coding sequence GTGACTCCCGCCGGAAACCCAGTTAGATTCGTATTATTTCTAGTCCTTCTTCTCGTTTATATCTCGGGAATAAAGGAAGTAAGTGCGGTTTTTGAACGACTTCCCCTTAACAGCCTTGATTATTCCGATAAACACCTACTTCAAATCAGAGATGAAGTAAAATATAACCTCAGAGTCTCGGTATCGAATTTGGATCAAAAAAACTTGGCTCCGCTTCGTTTCCTAGTATATAAAGTGAGGGAAAAGGATAACTTTTTTAAGATCATGGCCAGGACCGGAATGGACTTGGACACATTATCTTCCGTGAACCAACTCTCTTCCCCTCAAGATATCTATCCTGGTATGGAACTTCTGATACCGAATATGCGAGGTTTTTACGAATCGGATGAAAATTCATCCAGTGAAAGCGCAAGGAAGAAGATCGCCTCCCGTCATAGAATTCCGCTCAAATTCCTATATTATGATGACCGAAGAAACGCCTGGTTCGTTCCCGGAAGAGGGCTACCTAAGGATGAGAAAAGTTTTTTCTACGGAATGGCCTTTTCGAATCCTCTTGCTGACGAAGGACGGGTCAGTTCGCGATTCGGAAAAAGAAAGGATCCTTTCACTAAAAAAGACACTTTTCACGGCGGAATCGATCTGGCTGCCGAAAAAGGGACTCCGGTTTATGCCTCGGCAGACGGAACCGTTTCCTTTGCCGATTCTAAAGGCGGATACGGAAATCTCGTAGTTCTGAAACATCTTCTCGGATATGAAACTAGATACGGACATTTGGATAAGATTTTAATTCCGGAAGGAAGCAAGGTGAGAAAAGGACAATTAATTGGCGAAGTAGGAAAAACCGGCAGAGCCACCGGTTTTCATTTACATTTCGAAGTATTACGAAATAGTCAAAAACAACGACCCGTTTTTAGGGGTCATGTTTAA
- a CDS encoding sulfate adenylyltransferase subunit 1: MDLLRFITAGSVDDGKSTLIGRLLYDSKSVFQDQLEAIERAGQVNGQVNLALLTDGLKAEREQGITIDVAYKYFSTPKRKFIIADAPGHVQYTRNMVTGASNVDLAIILVDARKGVIEQTYRHSYIVSLLRIPYLVVCINKMDLVGFSQERFEEIKIEYQKFATELGIKEIEFIPISALNGDNVVEPSLDMPWWKGKTLLGYLEEMDIDSDESKHEARFPVQYVIRPQTEQYHDYRGYAGQIRSGLFKKGDEVVVLPNGLRSRIKSIDTYEGSVEEAFAPMSVTILLEDEIDIGRGDMIVLTDSLPLISQDLDADVCWMDTKALLPGNKYLLRQTTGSVKAAVKEISFRIETQTHEKLDASQLGLNEIGRIRIRTAKQIAFDEYSENRGTGSFILVDEGTNNTVGAGMIVGIPS; the protein is encoded by the coding sequence GAAGGCTCCTTTACGATAGCAAATCCGTTTTCCAGGATCAGTTGGAAGCGATCGAGAGGGCCGGTCAGGTGAATGGTCAGGTAAACCTTGCGCTTTTAACGGACGGTTTAAAGGCGGAAAGAGAGCAGGGGATAACGATAGACGTCGCTTACAAATATTTTTCCACACCTAAGAGGAAATTCATCATCGCAGATGCTCCCGGGCATGTACAGTATACCCGAAATATGGTCACCGGAGCTTCGAATGTCGACTTAGCTATCATACTTGTGGATGCTAGAAAGGGCGTGATCGAGCAAACCTATCGACATTCGTATATAGTTTCGCTGCTGCGAATTCCGTATCTTGTGGTTTGCATTAATAAAATGGATTTAGTCGGTTTCTCGCAGGAGAGATTCGAAGAAATCAAAATTGAATACCAAAAGTTTGCGACAGAGTTAGGCATTAAAGAAATCGAATTTATTCCGATTTCCGCCCTTAACGGAGATAACGTCGTGGAACCGTCTCTCGATATGCCTTGGTGGAAAGGAAAAACCTTGCTCGGTTATCTGGAAGAAATGGATATCGATTCGGATGAGAGTAAGCACGAAGCGAGGTTTCCGGTTCAATACGTAATTCGTCCACAAACGGAACAATATCACGACTATAGAGGTTATGCGGGCCAGATCAGGAGCGGACTTTTTAAGAAAGGCGACGAGGTCGTAGTTCTACCTAACGGTTTGCGATCTAGAATTAAATCGATCGATACTTACGAAGGAAGCGTCGAGGAAGCGTTTGCTCCGATGTCCGTTACGATTCTGCTGGAAGACGAAATAGATATAGGGCGAGGAGATATGATCGTATTGACCGATTCTCTTCCTTTAATTTCCCAGGATTTGGATGCGGATGTTTGTTGGATGGATACGAAAGCTCTTCTTCCCGGAAATAAATATCTGCTTAGGCAAACGACAGGCTCCGTAAAGGCAGCAGTCAAAGAAATCTCTTTTAGGATCGAAACCCAAACTCATGAGAAGCTTGACGCATCACAATTGGGTTTGAACGAAATTGGAAGAATTCGAATCCGAACTGCGAAACAGATAGCCTTTGACGAATATTCCGAAAATAGGGGAACCGGAAGCTTTATTCTTGTGGATGAGGGCACCAATAATACGGTAGGCGCCGGGATGATTGTGGGAATTCCTTCATAA
- a CDS encoding NADPH-dependent assimilatory sulfite reductase hemoprotein subunit codes for MSEGKELNEVEHIKLASHGLRGKIREAVETRAEEFEDDDRQLIKFHGMYQQKDRDRRKDDNGDFIENPTSFMIRGRIPGGRLTAQQYLVWDELGDKFAGGALRLTTRQSIQMHTIRLTDLRPIMQAVDKVNLSTMGACGDVVRNVTQALNPWGRKDLGQLDEFAQLLSDHFKYKSKAYAEVWLGETQINKDEEEDRIYGKTYLPRKFKIAITLAGNNSVDIYTNDMGFAATLNADKKIDGYFIFAGGGLGMTHNKPETFPRAADLLGWIPAKDLIPVAEGIVTSHRDFGDRTNRKHARLKYVLAEKGVDWFRSEVEKRSGLKFDTNKTLPKWETPNYLGWTLREDGTYSLGFHTLSGRIKDFPDKPLKTALKDIISTFELDVQVTADQDLVLMGIKKEDREKIENKLKNYKVDPASPKPLYDRALACPALPTCGLALTESERTFPQLLEGIQKVLDKLDLNDRAPIVRMTGCPNGCARPYSAEVGIVGQQAGGKYSLFFGGNPEGTKVGDYVAKKVAFSDIPVQLEKAFELWKKEGRAGERFGSFAERYGIDNFRSLLGSM; via the coding sequence ATGTCAGAAGGAAAAGAACTCAACGAAGTCGAGCACATTAAATTAGCGTCTCACGGACTGAGGGGAAAAATTAGAGAAGCAGTCGAGACCCGAGCCGAAGAATTCGAGGACGACGATCGCCAATTAATTAAATTCCATGGGATGTATCAACAGAAGGATAGAGATCGCAGAAAAGACGATAACGGCGACTTCATCGAAAATCCGACCTCGTTTATGATCAGGGGTAGGATACCGGGAGGAAGGTTGACCGCTCAGCAATATTTGGTCTGGGACGAGCTAGGTGATAAATTCGCGGGGGGAGCTCTTCGCTTAACAACACGCCAATCCATTCAGATGCATACGATTCGCTTAACCGATCTTCGACCGATTATGCAAGCTGTCGATAAGGTGAATTTATCCACGATGGGGGCCTGCGGCGACGTAGTTAGAAATGTTACGCAAGCTCTAAATCCTTGGGGAAGAAAAGACCTGGGTCAACTCGACGAGTTCGCTCAATTGCTATCCGACCATTTTAAATATAAAAGCAAAGCGTACGCCGAAGTTTGGCTGGGCGAAACGCAAATCAACAAGGACGAAGAAGAAGATCGAATTTACGGAAAGACTTATCTTCCGCGAAAATTCAAAATTGCGATCACCCTTGCCGGCAACAATTCCGTCGATATCTATACGAACGATATGGGCTTTGCTGCGACTCTGAATGCGGATAAAAAAATCGACGGGTATTTCATTTTTGCAGGCGGCGGGTTAGGAATGACCCATAATAAACCCGAGACTTTTCCGAGAGCCGCCGATTTGCTCGGATGGATTCCCGCAAAAGATTTAATTCCCGTGGCGGAAGGAATCGTAACTTCTCATCGAGACTTCGGAGATCGGACGAATCGTAAGCATGCGCGTCTTAAATACGTTTTGGCCGAAAAGGGAGTGGATTGGTTTCGATCCGAAGTCGAAAAAAGGTCCGGTTTGAAATTCGATACGAACAAGACGCTTCCGAAATGGGAAACCCCCAATTACTTAGGTTGGACTTTAAGGGAAGACGGAACTTATTCTTTGGGATTTCATACTTTGTCAGGACGAATCAAAGATTTTCCGGACAAACCTCTAAAGACCGCTTTAAAGGATATCATTTCCACTTTCGAATTGGACGTTCAAGTGACTGCCGATCAGGATTTGGTTTTAATGGGAATCAAGAAGGAAGATCGGGAAAAAATAGAAAATAAATTAAAAAATTATAAAGTAGATCCCGCTTCTCCTAAACCTCTATACGATCGTGCGTTGGCTTGTCCTGCACTTCCAACTTGCGGCCTGGCTTTGACGGAGTCGGAAAGAACCTTTCCTCAATTATTGGAGGGAATTCAAAAAGTTTTAGACAAATTGGATTTAAATGATCGGGCTCCGATCGTAAGAATGACGGGCTGTCCGAACGGTTGTGCAAGACCGTATTCCGCGGAAGTCGGAATCGTAGGACAGCAGGCAGGCGGGAAATATTCGCTATTCTTCGGCGGTAATCCGGAAGGCACCAAAGTCGGAGATTACGTGGCCAAGAAAGTTGCGTTCTCGGATATTCCCGTTCAGCTTGAAAAAGCGTTTGAATTATGGAAGAAAGAAGGAAGGGCCGGAGAGAGATTCGGAAGTTTTGCCGAACGTTACGGTATAGACAACTTTAGAAGTTTACTAGGTTCTATGTAA
- a CDS encoding chloride channel protein codes for MFRLDSITNFLPRWRTVFKIGGRRSLYFYCLLTGIVSGLGAYAFSRALAWSEFFLLHTVAGIGDTHPNGEYYVNLQPDPAFNLGRWSLLFLPTLGGLVTGLLVHWFSRESGGTGTDSMIDSFHNREGKMEAKVPLVKSIATIFTLSTGGSGGKEGPISQIGAGFGSVVATWIRAGARARRTLLLAGTAGGLGAIFHAPLGGALTSVEMIYREDIESDSLIPCIISSVTAYLTYSGLNGFGSVYRVPEIGFEEYPELIFYSLLGILCFWNGSLFIRIFRKIQDWSERWPVPDWLKPAIGGIPIGIIGFFLPEVIGTGSGFLQDALDAKPIFEPYLPGLLNSLGISKVPDSIGLQEDGILSILNVQNDFAVRRNLLLALFFFGFAFLKMLSTSFTVGTGGSAGMFGPALFIGGMLGGAVGTIAKIILITPVSVSSFILVGMGAFYAGIASAPIAGMVMICEIIGSYSLLPPLMVVSIISFVLSHKLSLYKSQKENRFQSPAHYWDMNRDILDSISIGQVSSKLRNIAITHSSKLLSELEQESIGIQASDYVVLDDQEKYLGMLSLRKIRHSPESREFAKDLITVGDATDSSVPAGSVDQSLASSLKLLIEFDLDKIAVVRDGKCLGYLRYAELMKVYFETTVPRRNQSLKK; via the coding sequence GTGTTTCGTTTGGATTCTATAACGAACTTTCTGCCTCGTTGGCGAACCGTTTTCAAAATCGGCGGGCGTCGTTCACTTTATTTTTACTGTCTGTTGACCGGTATCGTTTCCGGCTTAGGGGCCTATGCGTTTTCTAGAGCTTTAGCCTGGAGCGAATTTTTTCTCCTCCATACTGTCGCGGGAATCGGCGATACCCATCCTAATGGAGAATACTACGTTAATCTTCAACCGGATCCGGCTTTTAACTTAGGCCGCTGGTCTCTATTATTTCTTCCCACCTTAGGAGGCTTAGTTACCGGTTTACTTGTTCATTGGTTTTCTCGTGAGTCTGGCGGGACTGGAACGGATTCAATGATCGATTCCTTTCACAATAGGGAAGGAAAGATGGAGGCTAAGGTTCCGCTCGTAAAATCTATCGCCACGATTTTTACTCTTTCGACCGGTGGTAGCGGTGGAAAGGAAGGTCCTATTTCGCAAATAGGAGCCGGTTTTGGTTCCGTCGTGGCGACATGGATCCGTGCCGGAGCGAGAGCTCGTAGAACTCTCCTTTTAGCGGGAACTGCAGGCGGGTTAGGAGCTATCTTTCACGCTCCACTCGGCGGCGCTTTGACCTCCGTAGAAATGATTTATCGGGAGGATATCGAAAGCGATTCGTTGATACCATGCATCATATCTTCCGTAACAGCTTATCTTACTTACTCCGGATTGAACGGTTTTGGTTCAGTATACAGGGTCCCCGAAATCGGTTTTGAGGAATATCCCGAGCTGATTTTCTATTCTCTGTTAGGTATTTTATGTTTTTGGAATGGATCATTATTTATTCGGATTTTTAGAAAAATCCAGGATTGGTCCGAGCGGTGGCCTGTCCCTGATTGGCTAAAGCCGGCGATCGGGGGAATTCCTATCGGGATCATAGGTTTTTTTCTCCCGGAAGTAATCGGGACCGGTTCCGGTTTTCTGCAAGATGCTTTAGATGCGAAACCAATCTTCGAGCCGTATTTACCAGGTCTTTTAAATAGTCTTGGAATTAGTAAGGTACCGGACTCGATCGGACTTCAAGAGGATGGGATTTTATCTATCCTTAATGTACAAAACGATTTTGCCGTAAGAAGAAATCTTCTTTTAGCGTTGTTTTTCTTCGGTTTTGCATTTTTGAAAATGCTTTCCACTTCGTTTACGGTCGGAACGGGAGGTTCCGCCGGAATGTTCGGACCTGCACTTTTTATCGGAGGAATGCTTGGCGGGGCTGTCGGCACGATAGCGAAAATTATTCTGATCACGCCGGTCTCCGTTTCTTCATTTATCCTGGTCGGTATGGGTGCATTTTATGCCGGGATAGCAAGCGCACCGATTGCAGGTATGGTAATGATTTGCGAGATTATAGGAAGCTATTCTCTTCTTCCTCCGTTAATGGTTGTCTCAATTATATCGTTCGTACTTTCGCACAAACTGAGTCTTTATAAAAGTCAGAAGGAAAATAGGTTTCAGTCGCCTGCTCATTACTGGGATATGAACCGAGATATCCTGGATAGTATTTCGATCGGTCAAGTCTCCTCGAAGCTTCGCAACATAGCGATTACCCATTCTTCTAAATTACTCTCCGAGCTGGAGCAAGAATCCATTGGTATTCAAGCGAGTGATTATGTGGTTCTGGACGATCAGGAAAAGTATCTGGGAATGTTATCGTTACGCAAAATTAGGCACTCGCCGGAGAGCCGGGAATTTGCGAAAGATCTGATAACCGTCGGAGACGCTACCGATTCGAGTGTTCCGGCAGGATCCGTTGATCAGAGTCTTGCGAGTTCTTTAAAACTTCTAATTGAATTCGATTTGGATAAAATCGCGGTAGTTCGAGATGGAAAATGCCTCGGTTATTTGCGATACGCTGAACTTATGAAGGTCTATTTTGAGACCACCGTTCCTAGAAGAAACCAGTCCCTTAAGAAATAG
- a CDS encoding precorrin-2 dehydrogenase/sirohydrochlorin ferrochelatase family protein has product MNGLLPVFLKLEGKNVLLVGAGKVALEKLGSLLGTGCRLTVLAREIHPDVSNLLADRSDISLIQKSVELSDLAGFQLIYSATNDREINQRLVLEAKRLGIWINCADDPESCDFYSAAFFDRGPLRVAVSTQGEFAGLSGTVRTILEELLPVDHEKDLVDLFEIRKITKQRLGDPETRKIALRELLQEFREKYLKAKIKN; this is encoded by the coding sequence ATGAACGGTTTACTTCCGGTATTCTTAAAGCTTGAAGGTAAGAATGTGCTTCTCGTCGGCGCCGGTAAAGTAGCCTTAGAGAAGCTCGGCTCCTTATTGGGAACCGGTTGTAGGCTAACCGTTCTTGCCAGAGAAATTCATCCCGATGTGAGCAATCTTTTGGCGGATAGATCCGATATTTCTTTGATTCAAAAGTCGGTAGAGCTTTCCGATCTGGCCGGGTTTCAACTTATTTATTCCGCGACGAATGATAGAGAGATCAATCAACGATTAGTTTTGGAAGCTAAGCGATTGGGAATTTGGATCAACTGTGCGGACGATCCCGAAAGCTGCGATTTTTATTCGGCTGCTTTTTTTGATCGGGGACCGTTGCGAGTTGCCGTATCGACTCAGGGAGAATTTGCCGGCTTATCCGGTACTGTCCGGACGATTTTGGAAGAATTATTACCGGTCGATCACGAGAAAGATTTAGTCGATTTGTTTGAAATACGAAAAATCACAAAACAGCGTTTAGGCGATCCTGAAACTAGGAAAATCGCCTTACGAGAACTGCTTCAGGAATTTCGGGAGAAATACCTGAAGGCAAAAATAAAGAATTAA